From the unidentified bacterial endosymbiont genome, one window contains:
- a CDS encoding DinI-like family protein has translation MKVELTIDRNKKLPNGAVPALENELLKRLQNQFEDCSLVIRLTGSDGLSVYGGEKEAKKTFEGILQDTWESADDWFS, from the coding sequence ATGAAAGTTGAATTAACCATTGATCGTAATAAAAAACTTCCTAATGGCGCAGTACCGGCGTTGGAAAATGAGCTACTAAAACGGCTCCAGAATCAGTTCGAAGATTGCAGCCTTGTTATCCGGCTTACAGGTTCGGATGGGTTAAGTGTTTACGGCGGCGAGAAGGAAGCAAAAAAGACGTTCGAGGGGATTCTTCAGGATACTTGGGAAAGTGCAGACGACTGGTTCTCTTAA
- a CDS encoding class II holin family protein: MYRMDKLTTGAAYGASAGSILNGVLNAYSPEQWNAIGVLVGIIVAVLTYLTNLYFKIREDNRRSRSRDEYDTQK, from the coding sequence ATGTATCGCATGGACAAACTAACCACCGGTGCTGCATATGGCGCTTCAGCCGGTAGCATCCTCAACGGCGTGTTGAATGCCTACAGTCCCGAGCAGTGGAATGCTATTGGCGTGCTGGTGGGCATCATTGTCGCCGTACTCACGTACCTAACGAATCTCTATTTTAAGATTCGCGAAGACAACCGCCGCAGCAGGAGCCGAGATGAATACGACACTCAGAAATAA
- a CDS encoding lysis protein has product MSRLTAIICAVVICLLVSMAWAINHYRDNAITYKDQRDKATEQLTLANATIKDMQTRQRDVAALDAKYTKELADAKSQLEDLQRCVNSGKCGLHVNARCPANGTAGTSGLGDAYSPRLTDSAERDYFTLRERIVTVTKQIGYLQDYIKEQCLE; this is encoded by the coding sequence ATGAGCCGTTTAACAGCAATCATCTGCGCTGTCGTTATCTGCCTGCTGGTTTCCATGGCCTGGGCGATTAACCACTACCGCGACAACGCCATCACCTACAAAGACCAGCGCGATAAAGCTACCGAACAACTGACCCTGGCGAACGCCACCATCAAAGACATGCAGACTCGCCAGCGAGATGTCGCTGCGCTGGATGCCAAATACACGAAGGAATTAGCTGATGCGAAATCTCAGCTTGAAGATCTGCAGCGTTGCGTTAACTCTGGTAAGTGTGGGCTGCACGTCAACGCAAGATGTCCCGCGAACGGAACGGCCGGCACCAGCGGCCTGGGCGATGCTTACAGCCCCCGACTTACTGACTCCGCTGAACGGGATTATTTCACCCTCAGAGAACGAATCGTCACAGTGACGAAGCAGATTGGCTACTTGCAGGACTACATCAAAGAGCAATGTTTGGAATAA
- a CDS encoding SIR2 family NAD-dependent protein deacylase, with the protein MINWPDSLVDELASRRCVIFIGSGASASAKKRNGENDISPPTWAGLLKLLLERSPEDAIGSKVNAESLLEKQNYLDCAEIVRTTCLPRAEYNRCITQTFSGYESTGVHKAVEILDQKVVITTNFDTLYESLCRQGQGRDGYSVIRYYDDGLVARMRSPTRLIIKAHGCISEPEKTILTKSDFFNARSKYFGFFEALESIFLTHTILFIGYSVNDPEIQLILENNIITYPSANPHYATMSSGSHPSILAAFKNTNNIDVLEYNPENDHVELLDSLNNLCDLVEERRSIHT; encoded by the coding sequence ATGATAAATTGGCCAGACTCTTTAGTCGATGAATTAGCCTCTCGTAGATGTGTTATTTTCATTGGATCAGGGGCATCTGCTTCAGCTAAAAAGCGGAATGGTGAAAATGACATATCACCTCCAACCTGGGCAGGCTTACTTAAATTATTATTAGAACGATCTCCTGAGGATGCTATTGGATCAAAAGTAAATGCAGAATCACTCCTTGAAAAACAAAATTATCTCGATTGTGCTGAAATTGTTAGAACAACCTGCCTGCCTAGGGCGGAATACAATCGCTGCATTACTCAAACATTTTCGGGATATGAATCTACTGGGGTACATAAAGCTGTTGAAATTTTAGACCAAAAAGTTGTAATTACTACCAATTTTGATACTTTATATGAGAGTTTATGTCGTCAAGGTCAAGGTAGAGATGGATACTCAGTTATTCGATATTATGACGATGGACTAGTTGCAAGAATGCGCTCTCCAACAAGATTAATAATCAAAGCGCATGGGTGTATAAGTGAGCCCGAAAAAACAATTTTAACAAAGTCTGATTTTTTTAATGCTCGAAGTAAATACTTCGGTTTCTTTGAAGCATTAGAAAGTATTTTTTTAACGCATACAATTTTATTTATTGGGTATAGCGTTAATGACCCTGAAATACAATTAATCTTAGAGAATAACATTATTACTTACCCAAGTGCTAACCCGCACTACGCCACAATGTCTAGTGGTTCTCACCCATCAATCTTGGCTGCATTCAAAAACACCAATAACATAGATGTCTTAGAATACAACCCAGAAAATGATCACGTAGAACTTTTAGACAGCTTAAATAACTTATGTGATTTAGTAGAAGAAAGAAGATCGATACATACATAA
- a CDS encoding terminase small subunit codes for MAKPDWGELQQRFLSEHATTGVSPKEWCEAQGLNYATARRYIKKTSAQKTERKKMRTAQKDKSAEELVDDDGLTAQQRLFVAEYLRDNNATAAAARAGYSDPNYGRQLITNPNVAQAIAQQQKASIVRTLGSADEVLAQMWQLATFDANQLSQYRRGACRYCWGFGHQYQWRDAVEFEEKRLEAVERDRREPEDSGGYGYDHNREPNPECPRCNGDGIGQPYFPDTRKLPAASRIAYSGVKVGKNGVEITAISRERMFEAVMKRLGLADSEFAQRLQQIEIERRQLEVEKLRKELAGEGEDDEPTPVAININVVDARADDGDQPDT; via the coding sequence ATGGCAAAACCGGACTGGGGTGAGCTTCAGCAACGGTTCCTGTCCGAACATGCCACAACCGGCGTATCACCGAAGGAATGGTGTGAGGCGCAGGGACTTAATTACGCTACCGCCCGTCGATATATCAAAAAAACCTCTGCGCAAAAAACTGAGCGCAAAAAAATGCGCACTGCGCAGAAAGATAAAAGCGCAGAAGAGCTGGTGGATGATGATGGACTTACCGCTCAGCAGCGCTTATTTGTCGCGGAATACCTGAGGGACAACAACGCCACCGCTGCCGCTGCACGTGCTGGTTATAGTGACCCAAACTACGGTCGCCAGCTCATAACGAATCCTAACGTTGCCCAGGCCATTGCGCAGCAGCAAAAAGCGTCCATTGTGCGCACGCTTGGCAGTGCCGATGAAGTCCTCGCGCAGATGTGGCAGCTCGCCACCTTCGATGCAAATCAGCTTTCGCAGTATCGCCGTGGTGCGTGTCGTTACTGCTGGGGCTTTGGTCACCAGTATCAGTGGCGTGATGCCGTGGAGTTCGAAGAGAAAAGACTCGAGGCCGTTGAGCGTGACAGACGTGAACCCGAAGATTCCGGTGGTTACGGCTACGACCACAACAGAGAGCCTAACCCAGAATGCCCGCGCTGTAATGGTGACGGCATTGGCCAGCCTTACTTCCCTGATACGCGCAAACTCCCGGCTGCTTCCAGGATCGCCTATTCAGGTGTGAAGGTCGGCAAGAATGGCGTTGAAATCACTGCTATCAGCCGTGAGCGCATGTTCGAGGCGGTAATGAAGCGCCTTGGCCTGGCTGATAGTGAGTTCGCGCAGCGCCTGCAGCAGATTGAAATCGAACGCCGGCAGCTGGAGGTTGAAAAACTCCGTAAAGAGCTGGCCGGTGAGGGTGAGGACGATGAACCAACCCCAGTTGCAATCAATATCAACGTAGTGGATGCGAGGGCAGACGATGGGGATCAGCCCGACACTTAA
- a CDS encoding DUF1367 family protein yields the protein MAQLQLIKQSSGILIPATPETSDLLQSKIKLGAVLVADFKQVRNPAFHRRFFALLNLGFEYWEPTGGAISSNERKLITGYAKFLASYGGNEGALIDAAEQYLEQVAYRRVTNGISLCKSFDAYRSWVIVEAGHFDAIQLPDGTLKKHHRSISFANMDELEFQQLYKAALDVLWRWVLSRSFRSREEAENVAAQLLGFAG from the coding sequence ATGGCGCAGTTACAACTCATTAAACAGTCCTCAGGGATCCTGATCCCGGCTACGCCGGAGACCAGCGATTTGCTGCAATCAAAAATAAAGCTCGGCGCCGTGTTGGTGGCCGACTTCAAACAGGTACGCAATCCTGCGTTTCACCGCCGCTTCTTCGCTCTGCTGAATCTGGGCTTCGAATACTGGGAGCCGACCGGCGGGGCTATTTCTAGCAACGAGCGGAAGCTGATTACCGGCTACGCCAAATTCCTGGCTTCTTATGGCGGGAATGAGGGCGCGCTGATCGATGCTGCTGAGCAGTATCTTGAGCAGGTTGCTTACCGGCGCGTCACGAATGGCATTAGCCTGTGCAAATCCTTCGATGCTTACCGCTCATGGGTGATTGTCGAGGCAGGGCATTTTGATGCCATTCAGCTACCTGACGGCACACTCAAAAAGCATCATCGCAGCATTTCATTCGCCAACATGGACGAGCTCGAGTTTCAGCAACTCTATAAAGCTGCGCTCGATGTCCTCTGGCGCTGGGTCCTCTCCCGTTCATTCCGCAGTCGTGAAGAGGCAGAAAATGTTGCCGCGCAGCTGCTTGGCTTTGCGGGGTGA
- a CDS encoding DUF4055 domain-containing protein, producing the protein MANDDITCVRPEHRAASAAWRKYRDFCKGAEAVKAAGNKYLPYLDPTDKSLRNKKRNEDYLSRAVFYAIAGNTKIGMLGIAYRKDPTFNGPEKLKYLLDNADGAGTSIYQQSQLVTENVLEVAREGLYVDYAEASDEAIILRYPAENIINWRTKRINGRDQLVLVVLRECVEEPDGYAYKDEIQYRELALHEGKFICRVWRRAGGTASGTYTVDSEYRPKPKGQDYWDEIPFTFVGAQNNDPTIDDSPLAALVEINHGHYRNSADYEDSVWFCGQVQPYMTGLDTGWRDHLEKTGVKIGSRSPLLLPKEGSFGYAQAQPNMLAKEAMDSKRDYMVQLGARLIEQNATAKTATQASGEQTSSTSVLGICVSNVSEAYTLALAWCAKYLGIKGESTSYTINQEFIAKVAESGMVTAIVNAWQSGALRDSDMIRALQKLDLIDPADSPDEVIDALRNQAPTLTGG; encoded by the coding sequence ATGGCAAACGACGACATCACCTGTGTTCGACCAGAACACCGGGCGGCTTCTGCTGCCTGGCGGAAATACAGGGACTTTTGCAAAGGGGCCGAGGCCGTAAAGGCGGCGGGTAACAAGTATCTGCCGTATCTCGATCCAACCGATAAATCATTACGCAATAAAAAGCGTAATGAGGACTATCTGAGCCGCGCTGTGTTCTACGCCATTGCCGGCAATACGAAGATCGGCATGCTTGGGATAGCGTATCGAAAGGACCCCACATTTAACGGTCCTGAAAAGCTGAAATACCTGTTGGACAATGCTGACGGGGCCGGTACCAGCATCTATCAGCAGTCGCAACTGGTGACCGAGAACGTGCTGGAGGTGGCACGAGAGGGGCTTTATGTTGACTACGCAGAAGCATCCGATGAGGCGATCATCCTCCGCTATCCGGCAGAGAACATTATCAACTGGCGAACAAAGCGAATTAACGGACGCGATCAGTTGGTGCTTGTGGTCCTGCGCGAATGCGTAGAAGAGCCGGATGGTTACGCTTACAAGGATGAAATCCAGTACCGCGAGCTGGCGCTGCACGAAGGGAAGTTTATCTGTCGTGTGTGGCGCCGGGCAGGTGGCACAGCTAGCGGAACATACACCGTTGACAGTGAATACCGTCCTAAGCCCAAAGGGCAGGACTACTGGGACGAAATCCCGTTCACCTTTGTCGGTGCTCAGAACAACGATCCCACTATCGATGATTCACCGCTGGCCGCGCTGGTGGAGATAAACCATGGTCATTACCGAAACAGCGCTGACTATGAAGACAGCGTGTGGTTCTGTGGCCAGGTGCAGCCGTATATGACTGGACTTGATACCGGCTGGCGCGATCACCTCGAGAAGACGGGCGTGAAAATTGGTTCCCGATCACCGCTTTTACTTCCCAAGGAGGGCTCGTTTGGCTATGCCCAGGCGCAGCCGAACATGCTGGCTAAAGAGGCCATGGACAGCAAACGCGATTACATGGTGCAGCTGGGCGCCCGATTGATTGAGCAGAACGCCACGGCGAAGACTGCTACCCAGGCGAGCGGTGAGCAAACATCCTCAACATCCGTGCTCGGTATCTGCGTTTCAAACGTTTCTGAGGCCTACACGCTGGCGCTTGCCTGGTGTGCGAAATATCTCGGCATCAAGGGCGAATCGACGAGCTACACGATCAACCAGGAATTCATTGCGAAGGTTGCCGAGTCGGGCATGGTGACGGCAATCGTCAATGCCTGGCAGTCCGGTGCGCTGCGCGACAGCGATATGATTCGCGCACTGCAGAAGCTTGACCTTATCGACCCGGCAGACAGCCCGGACGAAGTGATTGATGCACTTCGCAACCAAGCCCCCACATTGACCGGTGGCTGA
- a CDS encoding antitermination protein — protein sequence MNLENTLKYHFAKSTMISDSPRATASDALTGSDIMAAMGMTQERAAMGYSAFLGKMGISNNDRERAIELLAQYAQTKCDRVAALRKLDAEIKPLVMHQLATFAFEDYSRSAASVKQCDCCSGQGFIEGDVFTMKSHYTMKLPQWAKDLKQSPSDFEVKRQVKEVAKVLCSTCKGKKVVSCACKDCHGRGKAVNQELTEKQGVPVLADCKRCSGRGYERIPSTEAYAAVCQITKAISLDTWKKSVKPFYDQLITKFDIEEAWADAQLKQITK from the coding sequence ATGAATCTTGAAAATACCCTCAAATATCACTTCGCCAAATCGACCATGATTAGCGACTCTCCTCGTGCTACGGCATCAGATGCATTAACTGGTTCGGATATTATGGCTGCGATGGGCATGACGCAGGAACGGGCCGCCATGGGTTACAGCGCTTTTCTCGGGAAGATGGGTATCAGCAACAATGACCGGGAGAGGGCGATTGAGTTGCTGGCTCAGTATGCGCAGACCAAGTGCGATCGGGTTGCGGCATTACGGAAGCTTGATGCAGAGATTAAACCACTGGTGATGCACCAGCTGGCAACCTTCGCGTTCGAGGACTATTCCCGCAGCGCCGCCAGCGTGAAACAGTGTGATTGCTGCTCGGGTCAGGGATTCATTGAGGGTGATGTTTTCACGATGAAATCCCACTACACCATGAAGCTTCCACAGTGGGCAAAAGACCTTAAGCAATCTCCGAGTGATTTCGAGGTTAAGCGCCAGGTGAAAGAAGTCGCTAAGGTACTTTGTTCGACCTGCAAGGGGAAAAAAGTTGTCAGTTGCGCCTGCAAAGACTGCCACGGGCGCGGTAAAGCAGTGAATCAGGAGCTCACTGAAAAGCAGGGCGTTCCGGTTCTGGCTGATTGCAAACGCTGCAGTGGCCGTGGATATGAACGAATCCCATCGACCGAGGCATACGCCGCGGTGTGCCAGATAACGAAAGCAATCAGTCTCGATACATGGAAGAAGTCTGTTAAACCATTTTACGATCAGCTAATCACCAAGTTTGACATCGAAGAGGCCTGGGCAGATGCGCAGCTGAAGCAGATAACAAAATAG
- a CDS encoding lysozyme: MNTTLRNKLVGAIVGGSGAITIAAVMLGNADGLEGRRYYAYQDVVGVWTVCDGHTGADIRRGHRYSDKECDNLLKADLRKVANAIDPLIKVRIPEPTRAALYSFTYNVGAGAFSRSTLLKKLNSGDVPGTCKELQRWTYAGGKQWKGLITRREIEREVCEWGQK; encoded by the coding sequence ATGAATACGACACTCAGAAATAAGCTGGTTGGTGCCATAGTTGGCGGATCCGGAGCAATCACAATTGCTGCTGTTATGCTGGGCAATGCGGATGGGCTGGAAGGGCGACGTTATTACGCCTATCAGGATGTGGTCGGCGTCTGGACTGTTTGCGATGGACACACCGGTGCCGATATTCGCCGCGGCCACCGCTACAGCGACAAAGAGTGTGACAACCTACTGAAGGCAGATCTGCGAAAGGTGGCAAACGCCATCGACCCGCTGATCAAGGTTCGCATCCCTGAGCCTACCCGTGCCGCACTTTACTCTTTCACCTACAACGTAGGAGCTGGAGCGTTTAGCAGATCGACGCTGCTGAAAAAATTAAATTCCGGCGACGTTCCGGGTACATGCAAAGAACTGCAGCGCTGGACGTATGCCGGTGGAAAGCAGTGGAAGGGGCTTATCACTCGGCGCGAGATTGAGCGTGAAGTTTGCGAGTGGGGTCAGAAATGA
- the rusA gene encoding crossover junction endodeoxyribonuclease RusA, with translation MKIYQITLPWPPSNNRYYRHNRGRTHISADGVAYRYAVASIIRSGRLNIRTAAPLKIRIECHMPDRRRRDLDNLQKAAFDALTKAGFWLDDCQVVDYRVVKMPVVKGGKLELTITELEIA, from the coding sequence GTGAAGATATATCAAATCACTTTGCCCTGGCCGCCGAGCAATAATCGGTATTACCGGCACAACCGTGGGCGTACGCACATTAGCGCTGATGGCGTCGCGTACCGCTATGCCGTGGCCAGTATCATTCGAAGCGGCCGGCTAAATATCCGAACGGCGGCACCACTCAAAATCCGAATTGAATGTCACATGCCCGACCGCCGGCGCCGCGATCTGGATAACCTGCAGAAAGCTGCTTTCGACGCTTTAACCAAGGCGGGATTCTGGCTGGATGACTGCCAGGTTGTTGATTATCGCGTTGTGAAAATGCCTGTCGTTAAGGGCGGGAAATTAGAACTCACCATCACCGAGCTGGAGATCGCATGA
- a CDS encoding terminase large subunit domain-containing protein: MGISPTLNIPQARFLAMQHKFKAYVAGFGSGKTWVGCGGICKGMWEHPKINQGYFAPTYPQIRDIFYPTIEEVAFDWGLNVKINEGNKEVHFYEGRRYRGTTICRSMEKPGSIVGFKIGNAMVDELDVMAAAKAQQAWRKIIARMRYKVDGLRNGIDVTTTPEGFKFVYQQFVKAVREKPELAALYGLIQASTFDNAKNLPPDYIPSLLSSYPDELIQAYLRGKFTNLNSGTIYHTFNRKLNNCSDEIQDGDPLFIGMDFNVGKMAAIVHVKRNGLPRAVRELVKVYDTPAMIKRIQEEFWRYEDGRYVKSREIYIYPDASGDSRKSQNASKTDIAQLNDAGFSVIVDDANPPVKDRINSMNAMFCNANGERRYLVNVQNCPVYTESLEQQIWAANGEPDKSADNDHPNDAGGYFIVKDYPIVKPAYSITMDTTF; encoded by the coding sequence ATGGGGATCAGCCCGACACTTAACATTCCTCAGGCGCGCTTCCTCGCGATGCAGCACAAATTCAAGGCCTATGTTGCCGGGTTCGGTTCCGGTAAGACTTGGGTGGGTTGTGGCGGCATCTGTAAGGGGATGTGGGAACACCCGAAGATTAACCAGGGTTATTTCGCGCCGACGTACCCGCAGATCCGTGACATTTTCTACCCGACGATTGAAGAGGTGGCCTTTGACTGGGGCTTGAATGTCAAAATCAACGAGGGGAACAAAGAGGTTCACTTCTACGAGGGGCGACGGTACCGCGGGACAACCATCTGCCGCTCAATGGAGAAGCCCGGCTCAATAGTCGGTTTCAAAATTGGTAACGCGATGGTGGATGAGCTGGATGTCATGGCGGCAGCCAAAGCGCAGCAGGCGTGGCGAAAAATCATAGCCCGTATGCGCTACAAAGTTGATGGGCTGCGTAACGGCATCGATGTAACGACAACGCCGGAGGGCTTCAAGTTCGTCTACCAGCAGTTCGTGAAGGCGGTGCGTGAAAAACCAGAGCTTGCCGCATTGTATGGACTGATTCAGGCCAGCACGTTCGACAACGCGAAGAACCTGCCGCCTGACTACATTCCATCGCTTCTGAGCTCATACCCTGACGAACTGATTCAGGCCTATCTGCGAGGGAAGTTCACCAACCTCAACAGCGGGACCATTTACCATACGTTCAACCGTAAGCTGAATAACTGTTCTGACGAGATTCAGGATGGGGATCCGCTGTTTATCGGTATGGACTTCAACGTGGGGAAAATGGCCGCGATTGTTCACGTAAAGCGTAACGGCTTACCGCGTGCGGTGCGTGAGCTGGTTAAGGTCTACGATACTCCGGCGATGATTAAGCGCATTCAGGAAGAGTTCTGGCGATATGAGGATGGTCGCTATGTTAAAAGCCGGGAGATTTACATCTATCCGGATGCGTCAGGCGACTCCCGCAAATCTCAGAACGCCAGCAAGACCGATATCGCCCAGCTCAACGATGCCGGATTCAGCGTCATCGTTGATGATGCCAACCCGCCGGTTAAAGACCGCATTAACTCGATGAACGCCATGTTCTGCAACGCTAACGGCGAGCGCCGCTATCTGGTAAACGTTCAGAACTGCCCGGTTTATACCGAGAGCCTCGAGCAGCAAATCTGGGCGGCCAATGGCGAACCGGATAAATCAGCAGATAACGATCACCCCAATGATGCTGGTGGGTACTTCATCGTGAAGGATTACCCGATCGTGAAACCGGCATACTCAATCACCATGGACACTACTTTCTGA
- a CDS encoding DUF977 family protein, with protein sequence MPRPKTHDERTRIINRIIELVKEHGRITTKDVVAMFDLHRTTAEKYLRTAIEQGGLVRHGRCGIFRDQRATIDFDLKRFSNSKAAA encoded by the coding sequence ATGCCAAGACCAAAAACGCATGATGAGCGCACCAGGATTATCAACCGAATTATCGAGCTGGTGAAAGAGCACGGACGCATCACAACGAAAGATGTCGTTGCGATGTTCGACCTGCATCGTACAACCGCTGAGAAATATCTCCGCACCGCGATAGAGCAGGGTGGCTTGGTTCGTCATGGTCGCTGCGGTATTTTCCGCGACCAGCGCGCAACCATCGATTTTGACCTGAAACGTTTTTCGAATAGTAAGGCGGCAGCATGA
- a CDS encoding ParA family protein — MKSVAMFNNKGGVGKTTLTCNLASFIAMNFNKKVLVVDCDPQCNSTQLIMGVENSAELYLDPNPTISTIKDVLQPIEDGDSTINTELTFLKSSDNRFGVDLLPGHPYFAIIEDRLGVAWGQLRGRDRQGFRQTNWNTLLCNFLEDKYDLVMFDLGPSLGSINRSVLMGCQHFLTPLGSDVFSIIGVKNISSWLNNWIDDYNHSWSALTPEERSVLQDRFSVLPEPRIKKGFIGYTVQLYITKSYGQERRATKAYEAIIGDVDNEIRTSLIDFYSDSLIASPQNSKLGDIQHLYSLVPLAQKQSVPIHALTSTDGLVGSQFSAVREFSNKIRPIAENLLKNLGMSVQE; from the coding sequence GTGAAATCAGTAGCGATGTTCAACAATAAGGGGGGGGTAGGAAAAACAACTTTAACCTGTAACCTCGCCTCTTTTATAGCAATGAATTTTAATAAAAAGGTATTGGTGGTCGATTGCGATCCACAGTGCAACTCAACACAACTGATAATGGGTGTTGAAAATTCAGCAGAGCTGTATCTAGACCCAAACCCTACTATAAGCACCATTAAAGATGTGCTACAACCAATAGAGGATGGTGATTCAACAATAAATACTGAATTAACCTTTCTCAAATCAAGTGATAATCGTTTTGGAGTTGACTTATTACCCGGACATCCTTATTTTGCAATCATTGAAGACAGATTAGGTGTTGCCTGGGGGCAACTCAGGGGGAGAGACAGACAAGGTTTTAGACAAACAAACTGGAATACATTGTTATGTAATTTTTTAGAAGATAAATATGATTTAGTTATGTTTGACTTAGGTCCAAGCTTGGGTTCGATAAATAGATCTGTACTCATGGGATGTCAACATTTCCTCACTCCCCTTGGCTCTGATGTGTTTAGTATTATTGGCGTAAAAAATATCTCTTCGTGGTTGAATAACTGGATTGATGATTACAATCACTCTTGGTCGGCATTAACTCCAGAGGAGAGAAGTGTTCTTCAAGATCGATTCTCTGTTCTTCCCGAACCTCGCATTAAAAAGGGCTTTATTGGCTATACAGTTCAATTATATATAACTAAGTCTTATGGGCAAGAACGTCGTGCAACTAAAGCCTATGAGGCTATTATTGGTGATGTTGATAATGAGATCAGAACATCATTAATTGATTTTTACTCTGATAGCCTAATTGCATCCCCTCAAAATTCTAAGTTGGGCGATATTCAACACTTATATAGTTTGGTTCCTCTCGCACAAAAGCAATCTGTTCCTATTCATGCACTAACGAGCACGGATGGCCTTGTTGGTTCGCAGTTTTCAGCAGTTCGAGAATTCTCAAATAAAATACGCCCCATTGCTGAAAATTTACTTAAAAACCTTGGCATGTCCGTTCAGGAGTAA
- a CDS encoding DNA polymerase III subunit theta, which produces MSEYKIAAKSQEESDKVNVDLAASGVAYKERLNMPVVAEVVMREQPEHLRDYFLERLKFYREKSITLPKGSDPVYQKQEDGR; this is translated from the coding sequence ATGAGCGAGTACAAGATTGCAGCCAAAAGCCAAGAAGAGAGCGACAAGGTTAACGTTGACCTGGCAGCCTCCGGCGTGGCGTACAAAGAGCGCCTGAACATGCCGGTTGTCGCCGAGGTGGTTATGCGCGAACAGCCAGAGCATCTGAGGGATTACTTCCTTGAACGCCTGAAGTTTTATCGCGAGAAGTCGATAACTTTACCGAAAGGTAGCGATCCGGTTTATCAGAAGCAGGAGGATGGTAGGTGA
- a CDS encoding DNA methyltransferase, which yields MTKAEIPLKTERLHTVAPYIGKMRPEIAGWAIETVSKPGDLVYDPFCGSGTVLLEAWLKGRDAVGTDLNPYACLISRAKLNPYMPHDVDNVHEKLDYYATLVAKIKPTVTLDEIPEWVREFYNPETLVDLLAWVKVLKSCNDDFGLACLLSLAHHQRPGFLSYPSSHTVPYLRTKKFPPSEFPELYEYRPVLPRLEKKILRVYNSLPSLDFSLSRNIYQQSASSIETERKVDAIITSPPYMGQLDYARDNRLRLYLMGVENWSALNKEISPSATRFVEEFSACLNSWRKNLRHGGKLAIFVGTTTNTTKKTT from the coding sequence ATGACAAAAGCTGAAATCCCATTGAAGACTGAGCGACTACATACTGTAGCCCCGTATATTGGGAAAATGCGACCAGAAATTGCTGGTTGGGCTATCGAGACCGTGTCTAAGCCTGGCGACTTAGTTTACGACCCATTCTGTGGTTCGGGTACTGTCCTTCTTGAGGCATGGTTGAAAGGAAGAGATGCTGTAGGGACTGATCTCAATCCGTACGCATGCTTGATTTCACGGGCAAAATTGAATCCCTATATGCCTCATGATGTGGATAATGTTCATGAAAAATTAGATTATTACGCTACTTTAGTAGCGAAAATAAAACCCACAGTAACGCTTGATGAAATTCCTGAATGGGTAAGGGAATTTTACAACCCAGAAACGCTAGTTGATTTATTAGCGTGGGTGAAAGTTTTGAAATCATGTAACGATGATTTTGGACTCGCTTGTTTACTTTCTCTTGCTCATCATCAACGCCCAGGATTTCTCTCATATCCTTCAAGTCATACTGTGCCTTATCTTCGAACAAAGAAGTTTCCGCCATCTGAGTTTCCTGAACTTTATGAGTACAGGCCAGTACTCCCCCGACTCGAAAAGAAAATACTCAGGGTATATAACTCATTACCATCGCTTGACTTTTCTTTGAGCCGAAATATTTATCAGCAGAGCGCATCATCAATTGAAACTGAGCGTAAGGTTGATGCTATCATTACTAGCCCACCATATATGGGGCAGCTTGACTATGCTCGCGATAATAGATTAAGACTTTATTTAATGGGTGTGGAAAATTGGTCAGCATTGAATAAAGAAATATCACCTAGTGCTACGAGGTTTGTGGAAGAGTTCAGTGCATGCTTAAACTCATGGCGTAAAAATCTACGTCATGGTGGCAAGCTTGCTATTTTCGTAGGCACGACGACAAACACCACAAAAAAAACGACTTGA